In Phoenix dactylifera cultivar Barhee BC4 unplaced genomic scaffold, palm_55x_up_171113_PBpolish2nd_filt_p 001019F, whole genome shotgun sequence, the sequence CGGCTGCCGGGGGTCAGTCGACAAACATAAGCCCCTGCTCCTCATCCCATCATCTGAGcccaccctcctcctccttccctagCCCTGTCCCTTCCTACCATGCCAGCCCATCATCGTCCTCCTTCCCGAGCCCCACCCGTATCGAGAATTCCAACCCTGGTGTCAACCCCTCCTATCTCCTTCCCTTCCTCCGGAACCTCTCCACCCTCCCGCCTCTTCGTATCTCCAACAGCGCCCCTGTTACCCCGCCGCTCTCCTCGCCGACTGCCTCCCGCCCTCCGAAAATCAGGAAACCGGACTGGGACTATGCTGCATTCCGCCATCCTTTGTTTGCTGCTTCTGCCCCTGCTAGCCCCACACGGGGTCGCCACCATGGGCACCCTGCCACCATACCGGAGTGCGACGAGTCTGATGCTTCCACTGTTGATTCTGGACGGTGGGTCAGCTTCCAAATGACAGCCCCGGCATCGCCGACCTTCAACCTTGTTAACCCGGTCGCCCAAATGCCAGAGACCGTAGTGGGccctggaggaggaggaatgtCTGATAGGGGACGAGGTGGTGTGGAGTTTGAATTCGGGAACGGGAGGGTGAAGCCTTGGGTGGGGGAGAGAATTCACGAGGTTGGGGTGGAGGATCTTGAGCTCACATTAGGAGTGGGAAGCAGTGGATCCAAGTGAAAGAGCTTGAGACTTAGCTGCTGCGAACATTGCATATTCCAGTTCATGTTGCTGCATCAAAAGCTGTATCTGCTGGGCTGCTGGTGTTTGGTTCTCTTCTGAGTGTTTTTTTTTCCCGGTGGTTTTCTTgcctcatttttttcttttgttggcttCCAGTAACATGGTCATGAACGCAGAAAGATTTGTTCTTTCATTACTTCTAAGCTCAAATTGTTTTATGAGCTACTGGTTTTGGTGGCAATAGCTGATGAGTAAATTTCATGGCTGTAGTTGATGGTGTTGCTGCTGTCGCTGTAAATGCTAAAAACCCATGGGTAATTAGAtcgttctttcttctttcttatcaGTACAATCCATGTGGGATGTTGTGGACATTTGCTTCAGGCACAGCGATTGCAGGTGGAAGAAGTTCATGCGAACCTCTAGTTTCCAAAGGCTGTAAATACCTCGAGTGATTTTGAGAACATGAAAATTTTCTGTCTGCTAACCTAGACGTTTGAGGTGTGTGTCTCATCAGCACTCTAAGATCATGAAGGTTTATGTCATCCTTGGGTGATTACATGAGTGCATTCCAATGTTAATATTAGTAGGCTCTTTGTAGCTACCAGTGGGAGTGGCCATGGCTTTTATGTGAGTAGGTGTCTGGCTCTGCATAACCTAATTTTCCACTAAAATGAGTAGATTTCTGTGCCTGTCCTTGGGAGGAACTAATGTGAAGTGAAGCTTTTAGATGGAAGATGGCATGACTTGCTTCACCCTGTGGGTAAAAGGTCCAGGAAAATCTTCCAATTTCTACCAAGATATATATGTCAGAGCTGCCAACCTTATCTTAACAAGAAGGCCTTCTGACAGGACATTGTATGTTGTGTTTTCTTGTGATTAAGACAGTATGCAATATATTTTTGAATTGTGGAGATTAGTCAGAGAAGTAGTGTTTTTGTTAGATTTTGGTGACAAGGTTGAAATAGTTGCTGGGGCAGACCTCAAATTCCATTAAATGATTAAGGGTTGGGTTTGGTTCTCATTCAAAGGTGATGAGGTTTGTGGAGGATGCCTTGTTGGGTCAAAAGGGCACcagaaaaatttcaagggcCCCTCTCCATGTGAGGTGTGTGTGGTAGGCGTGCTGTAGTTTGCTGACCCTTCACTGTATGATGCGCTCGTCTACCGAACGCAGCAGAAACCCCCCACTTCCCCAAAATTATAGATGGACCCACTTGAAAGGGCCACATCAACTAAAAGTGCCATGGATGCCATGGTCAGCATCTTTGTAGGAACAAATGAATGAAGGGGCACCCCAAAGAAAATCTACCATGCCCAAGTAAACAATCACAGGGATCCACATGTGGCCAGCTTTGCAAATGGTGCAATGATAACGAAAACATGACACCAAAATATTGAAAATGGAGAAAACTTTATAAATCAGTGTAAAATGATATCCATCATGATATTAATATGAAGTGAtaagaaaatagatattatcACCTTCTTGTGGTCCAAGATAATCATGATAATCCATGAAAAGGATGGCGGATCTGATAAGGATCTATGATGACACAGAAGGATATATTCAGAAAACAGAAGGTTTGGATTTAATCAGATTAGCTTGTATTACAAATTCTGGAAGTTTGTTAGCTTAGAGTGAAGTGTTTGTTAACACCTTAGTGATACAAAAACAGCTGAGATGATACAGCCAAAAACAGATACCTGCTGAACTGAACTTGTTAAGTGCAGTCTGCTTGATAAATGCTCGCTTAATCCTGTAATGAGCATTTCTTGGTCAAGCCTTTTCCCAATGTCATCGATTCAGTGTTCGTCCTGGATTCTTTAGAGCATGAACCGATGCATTCTTCAAATCTGAAGCAGCTAGAAAGATGGTCATTAACTATGCCTGCTGCTTGCATAAAAGAATAGATCACAGTTGGTCCAACACAGCGGAAGCCCCTTTGCATCAGGTCCTTGCTCATGGCTTCGGCTTTGGGAGTCTTGACAGGCACTTGACGGGCGTAGCGGAATCCATTTATGATCGGCTTGTGGTTCACAAAACTCCAGCAATAGTTGTTAAAAGAACCGAATACCTCAATCACCTGTGGATGAAGAGTTGATTAGAGGGGTGAAAACAACTCCACGCTTTCAAATTTTGTTCATCTTTTTCAGTATATATACCGACTATGGTGTAGCTTAATTATAAATTCATGATCTTCGATCTTCATGAACCTTCAGTAAAGACGTCTACAAACTGATGCCAATCACATAATGTGCAGCCCGACAACATTATTTTGAATTTACATCATCAAAGCAGTCCAGTCAATTGGACTGCAAATCTTTATCTCCGTTTTAGTGTTCATACCATAGTAATAGCAAATGCAGCATCCCCTTTATAGC encodes:
- the LOC120107791 gene encoding protein BZR1 homolog 1-like, whose amino-acid sequence is MTSGGGRLPTWRERENNKRRERRRRAIAAKIFSGLRTLGNYKLPKHCDNNEVLKALCSEAGWVVEDDGTTYRKGCKPLPSPPEAAAGGQSTNISPCSSSHHLSPPSSSFPSPVPSYHASPSSSSFPSPTRIENSNPGVNPSYLLPFLRNLSTLPPLRISNSAPVTPPLSSPTASRPPKIRKPDWDYAAFRHPLFAASAPASPTRGRHHGHPATIPECDESDASTVDSGRWVSFQMTAPASPTFNLVNPVAQMPETVVGPGGGGMSDRGRGGVEFEFGNGRVKPWVGERIHEVGVEDLELTLGVGSSGSK